The DNA region TTAAAGTCTAGGGGGAAAAAACTGaatctttatttcattacactcgtaaatctatttggagattttatttataagaccaattattactactattggtctaaatagccaaaaataatcaataagtaccttcattttatcattaaccacgattatgtgataaaattttgaatatatgtaatcaaaataatccataaatatatattaaaagatacttaaagatcaacatcatcggcaacaacaaatataatatgatacttgataacatgctaaccaaaatataaaattgaatagagtgatggacgaattaccgatagcaaaaaataatgaacaatcgagaaaccaattagtaaatgaacaaatcaagaaaccaattatttttcggtataccgttaccgttaccataccgttatcacggtacggtataccgtgataacggtatggtaacggtatcaaaaaatatcataccgaatttccggtataccggaatttcggtataccgaaaattcggtacggtatcgatATTGAATTTTAtcataccgtactttccggtacggtatgcggtatggcacggtcggtacggtataccgtaccgacccacccctaacTATGGCTGGCCTATAGCTGGCCTATTGgcattatggatgctctaatgaacACTTTTCTTCAAAAGGAGTATAGTTAACATTTTTTAATCGTAAATTAAAAGAAACCATTGtttcaaaaacaaaaatgaaaaaaaagaatatttatatactttACCAAAAATTGATGGAGAAAGAGATGGGTGCATACGCCAGTGTGATTTCGCTCAAGCATACGATCAAACGTCTCCTAAATTCATCTCAAATCGTGTTAATTCCCCCGTCTGCAGAGATCTTAGAATCTGCAAGCAACGAGCTTCAGTCGTTGCGGAAAACTCTCATAAGATTGGATGGCGGAAGCAAGAGCAGCAGCAGGAAGAAGATCAACGCTTTTGACGAGCAAATCAGAGAGGCGGTGTACAAACTCGAAGATTTGCTCGAATCCGACCTATCAGATCAGATTATTTCACAATCTGATGAAGAAACCAGCGGGGATTGGAATAAATTCTCCATAAATCTGCGGGAATCTGAGCACGAGATTGTGGGCATCGTCGATGCATTGAAGGAGATGGAGCTGGACTACATCAAAGAATTAGATAATCCAGAAATTGAACAAGATGATGGTGATGAACCTATTGTTTCGACAAGAATTGATTCTTGTGGAAATGAGACGAAGTTGATTGGATTATCTGATAAATTTCTGGAAATCAAAAATCGGCTTAAACGTGTGGATGGGCTTCGTTTCGTGACGCCTATAACCGGGATGGCTGGAATCGGTAAGACTGCACTTGCTAATGAAATTTATAACGATTTAGATATTTCACAACAGTTTGATCTTCGAGCTTGGGTTGCAGTAGGTAGAAAATGGAAGTTGAAAGAAATCTTACTTGCGATTGTAGCTCAAGTTGATGCTAACATGGTTGAAATGATTATGGATGAAGAGGTGAGAAAGATTGGTGATTATTTGAAAGAAAGGCTGAAAGTTAGGAGGCATCTCATTGTGTTGGATGATGTGTGGGACAAACAAGTTTGGAACGAGTTGAAAAATAGTTTGTTTaaagatgatgataataatgGAGGGAAAATCTTGATCACAACTAGGTTAGACCAAGTAGGTCGAGGTGCTAGCAATCCTGTATCAGGAATTGTGAAAATGAGGTTTTTGGGTAAGGAAGAAAGTTGGGATCTTCTTCGTGAGAAGGTGTTTGGAGAAGAGTTATGCCCTTATCAGCTAGAGAAGATAGGAAGGAAGATTGCCGAGAAGTGTGAAGGTCTTCCTCTTATGATCGTGGCGGTGGCGAACCTCTTATGTGGAGTAGAGAGGATGCCTGATTATTGGGATGAGGTATTGGAGAAAAAGAACTCAGTTTTTATGGATGCATATGGTGCAATATCAAAGGTTTTATATCCAAGTTTAGAGTACTTGGCTCAGGTGTTGAGGCCGTGTTTTCTCTATATGGGAGTTTTTCCTCAAAATTTTGAGATATTGAAATCAAAGGTGGTCATAATGTGGGCGGCTGAGGGATTTCCTGAGCCATTGGGATGGCAAACTGCAAATGAATATAGTGAGCATTGTTTGAGAGCTCTTAGTTACAATAATCTTGTTTTGCTTCATAAAGAAAGCACAATTTGGAACATTAAATCCTCTGGGGTGAAATCTTGCTTGGTTCATACTTCTGTGTGGCATTTATGCAAAACGGAAGCTAAGAAAAACAAGTTCTTCCATATGTTACATAAGTGTGGTGGTGATCTTGAAGAAGGTATAGAAGGCCAACGGCGACTGGTCATCCATAATAACATTTTATTTGCCATCAAAGATGTTCGTAACTTGATTGAGGATAGTTGTGCATCAACCGCTCGTTCTCTCTTATGTTTTGGCCCATTCTGTCGTTATCAAGTTCCCGTTTGTTTAGGCTTGAGGTTGTTGAGGGtggtggatgctcttacaatcCGTTTCTATGAGTTCCCGATTGAGGTAGTGAAACTGGTTCAGTTGAGGTACCTCGCCCTCACTTGTGATGGGGATCTCCCTTCTTCTATATCCAAACTTTGGAACCTTCAGTTCTTGATTATATCCCAACATCTTAGCATCAAGCCTTTTGAGGCTCCATCGTACATGCCTATGGAGATATGGCATATGAAGGAACTGAAGCATCTACAGGTTGTGGGAAGCGATCTACGAGATCCTTGTGGCGCTTCCTTACCAAACCTCTCAACACTTTTAGATGTGAGCGCTCTTTGTTGCACAAAGGTGATTTTTGAAGCCATTCCTAATCTAAGGAAGTTAGGAATTCAACTTGAGTCGGAGCCTGATGCTGCTGAGGCATTGAGTTTTCTTGATCAAATTTCCCATCTCAAAAAACTGCAGATACTCAAATGTGTAGTCGTGAATCCTGACCTAATGACAGAAACACTTTTCCATCCGCATCCGCATCCTCTTCCAACATCGTTGACAGTTCTTAAGAAGCTACATTTGAGTGGGTTGGGATATTCTTGGGAAGATATGAGTGTGATTGGATCATTGCCGAATCTTGAAGTACTCAAGTTGCGGTGCTATGCCTTTCAAGGTCGGACATGGATAGTAGAAGAGAAAAGATTTGCAAAACTTGGGTATCTCGTGATTGAAGACACTGATTTGGTGGAGTGGGAAGTGAGAGAAGGAGGCTGCCCAAAACTCTACTATCTGAGCATAAAACATTGCCATTTGTTGGAAGAGATTCATGGAAGATTTGGTCATAATTTTGGAAAAATTGAAGTTGTTGACAGCAACCCTTTAGTGGAGACATGTCTGAGGCAAATGATACATGGTTACTCCTCTCAACTGAAATTTTATGACCCCAGTATTTATATTCACTATTCATGGCTTGATAAGAAGCTGAAGTCATGACTCCCTAATTTATAACcatgtttgttttctttgagatATTTGTGTTTTATACTCTCATGTTTAAAAATTATTCTTATTTTGAAgcaatatttgtatgtgtgTAACTGTGGATATAACGTGTAATTTGTTACTACTATACAGCGAGTAAATATTAGATTTCCTTATAAAATACTTTCACCGTTATTTTTCGGTCGTCGTAAAAAGTTGAGTGTCTCTAATttgataaaaattgaaaaatgatgtTATTACCTCAATTTATGAAAAAATGAGTCGAAAGCAAAAGGTATATCATCTATGGATAACTTGAGTTCCCCATCACAGAAGGTAAAAAAGTAGAAATACAACAAACATTTTCAAAAACTAATTCAACCTGAAGTGATGTAAAATTTGAAGAGAAACTGTAAGACACACTTGACCAAATATGAGAGTTCTATtgatcattcatccaaacacaaagttaaataattcaaatatattttgggatattaattttgttaatcGCATTCATTAAATCAATTGCATATTAGAAGCTTTGAAATGAGATCCATTAAAAAGCAAAATATACATCCACCTAATTAAAAGAAGA from Salvia splendens isolate huo1 chromosome 9, SspV2, whole genome shotgun sequence includes:
- the LOC121749195 gene encoding putative late blight resistance protein homolog R1A-4, translating into MGAYASVISLKHTIKRLLNSSQIVLIPPSAEILESASNELQSLRKTLIRLDGGSKSSSRKKINAFDEQIREAVYKLEDLLESDLSDQIISQSDEETSGDWNKFSINLRESEHEIVGIVDALKEMELDYIKELDNPEIEQDDGDEPIVSTRIDSCGNETKLIGLSDKFLEIKNRLKRVDGLRFVTPITGMAGIGKTALANEIYNDLDISQQFDLRAWVAVGRKWKLKEILLAIVAQVDANMVEMIMDEEVRKIGDYLKERLKVRRHLIVLDDVWDKQVWNELKNSLFKDDDNNGGKILITTRLDQVGRGASNPVSGIVKMRFLGKEESWDLLREKVFGEELCPYQLEKIGRKIAEKCEGLPLMIVAVANLLCGVERMPDYWDEVLEKKNSVFMDAYGAISKVLYPSLEYLAQVLRPCFLYMGVFPQNFEILKSKVVIMWAAEGFPEPLGWQTANEYSEHCLRALSYNNLVLLHKESTIWNIKSSGVKSCLVHTSVWHLCKTEAKKNKFFHMLHKCGGDLEEGIEGQRRLVIHNNILFAIKDVRNLIEDSCASTARSLLCFGPFCRYQVPVCLGLRLLRVVDALTIRFYEFPIEVVKLVQLRYLALTCDGDLPSSISKLWNLQFLIISQHLSIKPFEAPSYMPMEIWHMKELKHLQVVGSDLRDPCGASLPNLSTLLDVSALCCTKVIFEAIPNLRKLGIQLESEPDAAEALSFLDQISHLKKLQILKCVVVNPDLMTETLFHPHPHPLPTSLTVLKKLHLSGLGYSWEDMSVIGSLPNLEVLKLRCYAFQGRTWIVEEKRFAKLGYLVIEDTDLVEWEVREGGCPKLYYLSIKHCHLLEEIHGRFGHNFGKIEVVDSNPLVETCLRQMIHGYSSQLKFYDPSIYIHYSWLDKKLKS